The sequence below is a genomic window from Fimbriimonadaceae bacterium.
GATTGGGCGACGTGGCGAGCGTCGGCATCATGCTCGCCTTCTACGAGTGGTCGCGCCAGGCCGAGCTCACGGCGGATCGCGCGGGTCTCCTGGTCTCGCAGTCTCTCGACCTCTCGATCGACGCCAACCTGGCGCTCACGGCCGGCCCCAACCGGCTTTCCGGCGAGATGAACCGCGACGCGTTCATGGAGCAGGCCCGCGCGTATCAGGACGCGGGAACCTTGGAATCGATCGGGAAGGTGCTGATCTTCATGTTGATGAGCAGCACGTACACGCACCCGATGCCGGTGCACCGAACGCAGGAGCTCGAGCGCTGGGTGCAAACCGGCGCGTACGACCGAATCCTGGCCGGCGACTACGCCCGTGTCGGCGACGCCAAGGCGGGGTAGCGGCCGATGCCCAAAGCCGTCGTGCTGTTGAGCGGCGGGCTGGACTCCGCCACCGTACTCGCGATCGCGCGTGCGCAAGGGTTCGATCCCTACGCCTTGACCGTCGTCTACGGGCAGCGCCACGAGATCGAGGTCGAGGCGGCCCGCCGCGTGGCGGAGTCGATCGGCGTCGCCGAGCACCGGTTCGTGCGGGTCGAGCTCGACGTCATCGGCGGTTCCGCGCTGACGGACGCCATCGACGTCCCCAAGGACGCGGCCGATGCGGGTGGCATTCCCGTGACGTACGTGCCGGCCCGAAACACGGTGTTCCTCTCCCTGGGGTTGGGGTACGCGGAGGTGGTCGGGGCGACGGACCTCTTCGTCGGCGTCAACGCGGTCGACTACAGCGGATATCCCGATTGCCGCCCGGCGTTCGTGGCGGCGTTCGAAGAGCTGGCGAACGTGGCCACCAAGGCCGGGGTCGAGGGCGCCCGGTTTCGGATCCACGCGCCGCTGATGACCTGGACGAAGCCCGAGATCATCCGGAGAGGAATGGAGTTGGGGGTCGACTACGGATTGACGCACTCGTGCTACGACCCGGACCCCTGGGGCCGGGCGTGCGGGCGGTGCGACGCCTGCGTGATTCGGGCGCGGGCGTTCGAAGCGATGGGCCTGCCCGATCCCTCGTTGGCTTCCCATGGCTAGCCTGCGCATCGCCGAGATCTTCGCCTCCATCCAGGGCGAGGGCCGTTGGGCAGGCACCCCCTCCACGTTCGTGCGCGTGAGTGGATGCAACCTGCGGTGCGCGTGGTGCGACACGCCGTACGCCTCCTGGTCGCCCGAAGGGCCATCGATGGACGTTGGGGCCATCGCCGCGCGCGTGGCCGAACTCGGCGTTCGGCACGTCGTGCTGACCGGGGGGGAGCCGATGCTGTTCGAGGGGGTGGTGCCCTTGGCGGAGCGGCTCGCCGAGGGCGAGCACGTGGTGACGGTCGAGACGGCGGGAACGGTGTTTCGCGAGCTGCCGTGCGCCCTGATGTCGATCAGCCCGAAGCTCGCCAATTCGACGCCGGTCGAGTCGGGGACGGCGGGTACGAACGGCCCGGCTCCCAGGGGCTGGCGCGAGCGGCACGAGGCCATCCGCTCGAATCTCGAGCCTCTTCGCCGGCTCGTTGCGGCTTACGACGTCCAACTGAAATTCGTGGTGGATCCCGAAGGCTCGGGCGACGACCTGACGGAGATCGAGGAGGTGCTTCGGCGTCTTGGCGGAATCCCCTCCGACCGCGTGATGTTGATGGCCGAGGGAACCGACTCGGAGACGCTCGCCCGCAGGGAGCGCCTCCTCGTCCCGGTGTGCCTCGAGCGGGGGTTCCGACTCAGTCCGCGGCTCCACGTGCACTGGTTCGGCAACACGCGGGGGACGTAAGGGACGGGAATCGGGAATCGGGAATCGGGAATCGGGAATCGGGGGGGGGCTTGTCCTCCAAAATCACTACAGGCAAGGGGTCGTCATCTGGTTCAAACGGCGGGGCGGGGAGATGGGGCATAACTTGGGTGTGGCGAAGCCGCTGGCACCCTCGAGCCGTACTGCCCGGGCGGTCTATCTTGGACTCGGATTTCTCTGCGTGGCCATCGGCATGGTGAACCTCGCGATTCCCGGGTTGCCCTCCACGGTGTTCTTCATCGTGGCCTTGGCGGCGTTCGAGCGCAGCAGCCCTCGCATGGAGAGGTGGCTGCTCGAGCATCGGCTCTTTGGATCGACGTTGCGGAACTGGCGGCAGTCGGGATCGATCGCCCCACGGACCAAGGTCGTCGCCATCACGGCGATCTGGGTCTGCATCGGCATTTCGGCCTGGGTCGTGGGCCCGATGTGGCTCAAGGGGCTGTTGCTCGCGATCGCGCTCGCGCTGACCGCCTATCTCGCGACGCGGCCGAGCGCCTGCGGCTAGCGACCGGGCAACGGCCGCGACACCCAGCGGAGCGCGTCGGCGTCGACGTAGCGCCACTCGAAGAGGTCTCCCTTGCCCGGCGCCATGCCGATCCGCCGCCCGGTGAGCACGTGGGTGGAGCGGGTGCCCGCTTCGAGTCGGAGGGGGCTCGCGGGATCGAGGAGATCG
It includes:
- the queC gene encoding 7-cyano-7-deazaguanine synthase QueC, which translates into the protein MPKAVVLLSGGLDSATVLAIARAQGFDPYALTVVYGQRHEIEVEAARRVAESIGVAEHRFVRVELDVIGGSALTDAIDVPKDAADAGGIPVTYVPARNTVFLSLGLGYAEVVGATDLFVGVNAVDYSGYPDCRPAFVAAFEELANVATKAGVEGARFRIHAPLMTWTKPEIIRRGMELGVDYGLTHSCYDPDPWGRACGRCDACVIRARAFEAMGLPDPSLASHG
- a CDS encoding 7-carboxy-7-deazaguanine synthase QueE; this translates as MASLRIAEIFASIQGEGRWAGTPSTFVRVSGCNLRCAWCDTPYASWSPEGPSMDVGAIAARVAELGVRHVVLTGGEPMLFEGVVPLAERLAEGEHVVTVETAGTVFRELPCALMSISPKLANSTPVESGTAGTNGPAPRGWRERHEAIRSNLEPLRRLVAAYDVQLKFVVDPEGSGDDLTEIEEVLRRLGGIPSDRVMLMAEGTDSETLARRERLLVPVCLERGFRLSPRLHVHWFGNTRGT
- a CDS encoding YbaN family protein, which gives rise to MAKPLAPSSRTARAVYLGLGFLCVAIGMVNLAIPGLPSTVFFIVALAAFERSSPRMERWLLEHRLFGSTLRNWRQSGSIAPRTKVVAITAIWVCIGISAWVVGPMWLKGLLLAIALALTAYLATRPSACG